A stretch of DNA from Archocentrus centrarchus isolate MPI-CPG fArcCen1 unplaced genomic scaffold, fArcCen1 scaffold_53_ctg1, whole genome shotgun sequence:
TTGTTTCCTCTCAGGTTATGTCCTATTTAGATAACCATAACATTAAGGaagtttttcagtcaggttttaaggCCCTGCACAGTACGGAGTCTGCATTAgtgagagtttttaatgatatatTTAGGGCAAATGATGCTGGGGAGCATGTTGTTCTTATTCTCCTCGACCTAACTGCAGCGTTCAACACGGTGGACCACAGTATTCTATTAGCTCGTTTACGGGCCCAGTTTGGCTTCAGTGGCACCGTATTAGAATGGTTTAGGTCTTATCTGGCAGACAGAACCATGTCTGTAAGGTTAGCAGATTTTGAATCCTCATCTGCTCCCCTACTTTATGGGGTCCCTCAAGGCTCAATCCTCGGTCCCCTGCTGTTCTCACTTTACTTGCTCCCATTGGGTTCAATACTTAGAAAAAATGGGATCTCCTTTCACTATTATACGGATGGTAGCCAGATATacatgcctttaaaaaaaggtACACACTCGATTAAGCCGCTATTGCTGTATCTTGAAAACATTAAGGCATGGTTGGCCTTAAATTTCCTAAATTTTAATTATAAGAAGACTGAGGTAATGGTGGTTTGTCCCAATGGCTCCTACGCAACATCTTCCATTGACCTGGGGCCCTTGGTATCTTATTTAAGGCAGACCGTCTCAAACTTAGGTGTAAAAATTGATAGCGATCTTAAATTGCATTTCCAGGTCAGGGCAGTGGTGAAGTCCTGTTTTTACCATCCTAGCCAGTTGGCAAAGATTAAACCAATCctttcaaaaccacattttgaaacagtgatccatgcctTCACTACATCTTGGCTTGACTACTGTAATGCTCTTTACCTTGGAGTTAGTCAATCCTCCCTTAAGCACCTTCAGCTtgtccagaatgctgctgcgcAGCTTCTGATGGGGGCCAGAAGGAGTGAGCATGTCACTCCTATTCTGGCTTCACTACACTACAGtacattttagagttcattttaagattctcttatttgtttttaaatgtttacatggtCTTGACCCATCTTATCTCTCTGAGCTATTAAACCCATACCTCCCAGCTCGttgcctcaggtcagctgatcacctgTTCCTGGAGGTACCGAGGTACCAATAACTTCGACCTTGGTACCTCCAGGAACAGGTgatcaggtcagctgatcacctgTTCCTGGAGGTACCAAGGTCGAAGTTATTGCTCAGGGGTGACAGAGCTTTTAGCGTTGCTGCTCCTAAATTATGGAACAACTTGCCATTGCATATAAAGAGTTCTTCTTTATTGTCGACTTTTAACACTGCTcttaagacacatttttattccctgGCTTTTAATACATGCTGAGACtcgttttatttgttttatttgtgttggttttcttattgttgttgttgtcactgTTATGTGTATTGGCTTATTTGATTTGTATCTGTAAAGCAGTTTGTTGGcgctgctgttgttttaaagtgctttatcaataaaagtagtagtagtagtagtagtaaataCCTGGGATTCTCCAACTTTTGGTGGTAAAGcctgaagaagcttcttggaTAAGAGGAGAACCAacttcaaaaaaatttaaagaagcccACTCAACTTTTTTTGAGCTGTAGAGAAAACCTTGACCTGGATGATTGAGAatctacacacacatatgttcCGGTTACTGATGTTCCTTGCCACAATCATCTTTAGTTGATTGGTAACATTACAGATCCATTTATTCTTTGATGTTGATTATAAATTATAGTTGTGCATATGATATtgatttattataaatgtaaGCAAATAATGTATGGTGGTCAGAATGACCACCTATGGGAGTTCTAGTAGTTCTAAAATTCtgggagttctagtgttaaTGAATTGTAGCTCCCTCATATTGCGGTTGATGGAGTCCATCAGGCCCTGTTCTCATGCAGAGGTAGGGCAATCACCAGTGTCCAGAGGATGGTGACTGGCCTGAGATGCAAGCGTTCTAAATCACAGAGGCTGCGGTCGGAACACCGGCTCTGGATGCGATATCCGAGCAGACTTGGGGTGCGGGTCATAATAGGCACACCAGAGGGCTGACAGGAGGAAATAACATTCTCATCATCACAAGCACTCAAACAAAACTTATCACTGTGAAACACAGACTGTCTATATAATCCAACATGTCTGTCATGAGGCACTAACTGTGCCCCCTGCTCATCAGGGCCCTCCCACAGTCTATGAAAGGCAGAAGGAGACGTCTGGTTGCTCACAGACGGACTGGCCAGCTATGCACTGGAACGGGAAGGGTACCATGTGTTCTCCTCAGACGTAGGTGTTGCGTCGGATTGTTGTACCCCCATCGGGCTTCACTCCTCTGCTTCTGTAGACTCAGCATACTGGCTGATAGGGCTGGCGCTGGTGGGGCGTGATGAATGCGCTGTCCTCCTTCCCACTTCTGCTGCGGCCACATGGGGGAAACCAGTCCTCTGAACCCTTTGTACGCTGTGCTGCATGTGGTGAGGGGGTGGCACTATCCCAACCTGCTGCTCGGACCTCatatgctactttcccactgcagcacagtgaaCTGGGGAAACGCTTAAGAGCGGGCCTGCATTTCCACaacgtttctgtgaactgctcctttacgtatgagtgtgggcgggtcctcgtctggacacgcaAGCCAAAGCGCAcgaacgtgggagaacacgctcccctttcttgtgctgcaaataagttttacagtccaaaccaaactactgcagcatctgtgtgcagcacagaggtaaacacagaaagcaattagagcaagacgacaagtacgcactttgtgtccttttatctgtgatatgaactgatacaaagcagcaagttcagccttagagcccaacctaattcacagccgtgaaaatcgcttcgcttttctcatgtaatacacatgtaatatggtagaaaacttgatgttgagatggcagcgtcacgcccttctgctgctttcatcatgcgttcttggttcgagaccagctagtttgtggggccggagttgaaccagTTTTTCAGCTGAGCACCGAGTGGTTCCGGGGTGGAAAAcctgcctaacggttcaaataaaggcactggCTCCGGAACCCTATTGGTGGCAAAGAGGCTATAGTCTCTCAGGTAAGCAGGCAGGTGAGACTGATGCCCTGGGGCATGTAGAAGCTGCAGGAAGCTCCTCACCAATTAGAGACTGCTGCATCATGTAGGCGTAGAATCCGAGGCAGCCTCACAAATCCAGCTCGAAGGACCAATGTTGAAACTACCAACTGTTTATGGAGTGTAAGGGCTGGGCCGAAGTAACATGGAACCGCTCTGGTGTGTCGGTAAGAACACCTTGAGAGTCAGGATGTCAGCGAGAACTTTAATTAGGATCATACAGTGTGGCTACAGAGTTCTGCATGCAGGGATCACAGATGCAACTTGTAGTCTaaggaagaaataaaataatcaatggTTTGTAACACTAACACTAGGGATGGGAATGTATTATCCCAGTAATTACATTTCCTTGGAATGGTTAGTCTGCTTGCTTAATGATTCTGCTTATCGAATCcatttttctagtgtccaaagcagcagcacttttttCTGTAACCACCGTTAAAatctttactttgaaacagctggaggtccttcatcaaccacctgatcagtaagtgccagtgtaaagaaaagagaacttagTAGATGCTCCATccactgcagcaaaaaataaataaatatttatttatatatttatttttggtcacaTTTAATTTGTGCAGTTTATAATATAAATTTGTGTTGCAAATTAAGttttgaaatattcattttacttaactgagtttattatataattaattaTCATTTGCTTCATCTTATAATTTTATGTGTACCATTTAAGTTATGTATTACTGAACCTTGTGAGAAGTAATTTAATTCTGACCTTGTAGTGTTTATGGTGGGACTGTTTTGGTGCAGAACTGGtttttcctgtgtggtgtgcatCTTGGTGACGAAGGAGTAAAAGTTCAGTTCACACTGCCCTGCCGACTTGATGTTTATTATAGaagattatttttaagattaattgTAACCCGCCATACATCCACCACCCAAGAAGGAGAGAGACCAGAGAACGCTACATCAACCAGAAATCAGGGTTACAATTAGGGacgcgccgatccgatattcagtatcggtatatcggtccgatcctggcctaaattactggatcggatattgggaagaaataaaaaaatgcaatccgatccgatcTGACCCACATTAactgcattacagttctccgtcgtcttcttcttcttgtggctttgcggttgaccaaaccagcttaaagctgcattaccaccatcTACCAAAATGGAGTGGGGATGAGGAaataaccccctcagttctccgtcgctgcgacggattccctttgacactgaacGATCACCacagacatgtttttccacgcctccaccgcgctctgcttatttttttttctctacttcagctcccggacatactggcAGTGAttgtccggtaccggaaggactccttccctgtcaaaatattttttatactttaatccctgattagtgactaaatatagacctgcagtagaaacgtatttaggagaatgcttgtgaatataaagcattacaagattacgctcacccagcccccagtttttcaacataaacactgatgacacaacagtagcagtcagctgatttacgtgcagtcagTCTGCACAAGCCCAAAGAGGCAGAGccagtgagctcagatggagcagaaggaagcGTTTCTCCCTGTAATCTCCATTAAACccttactgggaaacagctggaggtctttcatcaaccagctgatcagtaagtgaagaaaagagaactttgtagctgcttcatccaccctgtttgtttcacatagGGAAAACCTGCaatacagaagttaaaatatgcagatgaactgttaatgtgaaataagtatttcttatccagttactcgggtaattgaTGGTATAATTGATTGAAAACTCGATTACTAAATTaagcgatagttgcagccctactgaaatttgcaacataccataagccaatgcatcaccttctcacataggagcaacaggattcaggtgatatagcgattgttgtaagtaagtaaagtttatttatttagtgcttttcacatACAAAACATCgcaaagcactgtacaataattaaaacacgaTATCAAAAaacccagataaaacaccatgttaaaaacatattaacattaccatattaaaagaaaaagaataaaaataaagttaacagaaaacctggttaaacagaaaggttttcaactgttttttttaagactccacagagtcagctaaatggagctggagtggtaaacagttccagagctttggcaccactgcctgaaaagctctgcccctccctggttcttaGTCTTTTAcatgggacaactaaaagattttgattttgttgtgtgtgagactgttgaaatcaattttttttttgttttttttttaaaaagattagaTTTGTATCTGTATCGGCagataaaatatcggtatcgtaTCGaacctaaaaaagtggtatcgtgccatccctagttacaatacgaaaaaagtatttctaatcagatcactcgattaatcaatggaataatcgatactTGCAACCCTATTTTGCAGTACTGCTTTCACTatacagtatgaataatctccatCTCCCATAGCATTTAGTTGATGAGGACTGCCAGAGTCTGGCTGGCTAAGAGGCTGGTTCTCGCACACCTTGCAGTtgtgttttatgttaaaatattaatagtattaattttaaaagaggaattcttatttttttatatatttttttataattttagtgggaacagtattgtttttgccagtgcatTGATgtctggtgttttgttttttttgtagcaaTTTTCAGAATCTTGGACATCAGTCATAATtatgatatgatttgatttgTGCAATTCTGTACCAATCTTTGGTGGGCcacattaaaaagacaaatgggTCAGCTGTAGCCCACGGGCTGTAGTTTGCTCACCACTGCCCTACAGAGTGCAATGCATAAGGACATCAACCAGCCCAAACCAAGCGCACTCTACAGTCTATGTCCTTCCGTGGATACTCTTGGTCTTGTAGGATTATAGGATGCCTGTACCAAGCACATCTAGGCACAGATAATGTATCCTGTTGgtggccattttttttctttttcccttacACCTTGATAGAGAGCACATTATGATTTCAGGTAGATACAGCAGCTACAACTATATTTTAAGAAATCACTATAGAGGCATATTCTGTAAGTATGGATGTGCTAAGATGCCTGTGATTGCTAGTTGACTAGGTTAAGCCTTGTTTGTGCTTCCTGTGTCATTTATTGGCATGCATTCTGTCATGTTGACTTTCAATTAGCCATAAGCCATAAGCATGTAATATAGGCTTTGAGATGCTAAAAATACATGAAGAATATGTAAGTTAATGGGACTTATAAATGTcatttgcttttttaatttcagttttactgCATTCTCATGCTGTCCATATAAGTGGTGGTTCACCATAAATCCATGATACATTGACTACAGTGCGTGGAAGGAGCTATCTGTCTACCTAGTGAAACAAGGGGGTGTTTTGGTTTCCCTTGTCTCGTTACCCTGAGTTAGTTAGGTGTGTTTAGTTACCTAGCTGTAAGAAGTAGTTCTCTGTCATAACGTACTATTGCCTGCCTGTGTTTCCCTGCATTGTTTCCTGTGATTTTTAGGGCCCTAGCACAACCTGTGCTAGggccatggtgtcctttgatgtggtttcacttttcacttgcatacctacaactgaggcagtggagaccgtcagaagacgactacaggaagacgattccttactgaacagaaccagcttcaccccagatcagatttgtgcacttttagatctcttccttaccacaacatattttaaatacaatgatggattctacagacagaagcatggatgtgccatgggctccccagtgtctcccattgtagccaacctttacatggaggaagtggaaagtaaagctcttggttctttcaaagggaaggcacctagccactggtacagatatgtagatgacacctgggtcaaaatcaaaacccaagaagtagaagccttcactcgtcacattaactcagtggataaatacatacgttttaccagggaggacaccagagataacaagttaccattcctggactgtgcggtgcttatcgaggaagatggaagcctcaacattgaagtttaccggaagcccacacacacagaccagtatctcctctttgactcccaccaccctctggaacacaaacttggggtgatcaggaccctacaacaccgtgcggaaagtgttccctctaaggcagaagggaagcataaggaacacacacacattaagaaagccctcaaaacatgcggttaccccaactgggccttcatcaaatcagctaagatgcacaggaatgaaggccaaacacaaactacagagaatgggaaggacaagaggaacaacattgtcatcccatatgtgtcaggcttgtcagagaaactcagaagaattttctccaagcatgacatctcagtatacttcaaaccaagtcacaccctaagacaaaaactggttcatcccaaggacaaacccgccaaacacaagatcagcgatgtagtgtatgctgttcagtgcagtgaagaatgctcggacctctacattggtgaaaccaaacagcctcttcacaaacgaatggcacaacatagaagagccacctcgacaggacaagattcagcagtacatctgcatctgaaggaaaaagggcactcttttgaggatgccaatgtccacattttggacagggaaaacagatggtttgaaagaggagtgaaagaagccatctatgtccactgtgaacaaccatcattgaacagaggaggtggattacgtcaccaactttcccccgcttacagtgctgttctgagctcccttcccagacgtctcaacccccattcacacctttgttccagtgacctcaataggccacaggaaacaatggagcggagtcctaaattggtttcaactgaaaccactgattaaatatgacccacgcccccttcacacctgggcacatgtgttcaagcacatgatcaatagagggtcataaccacctccaggggactacgcccacaggggtttaaatacctgggtctctccaccatttggttgagaactgaagaagcctttcggatgagaggtgaaacgtcttcaagaaacaaaaaaaaaaaaaaaaaaagaagtccagtcgcctttttcaagctccagagactactatgacctggataactgagaatctacacagacatacaacctgtgcgaaggccctattgtaactGCTTTGGATatttaggcaaatgaattgctttttttagggcctaaacatgctcaagcctctgacggggacggtcgcattctatctctctccctgccctccctatctttcctgcttgctgcttgctgtgagagtgtctcttgcacactgttcgaataagaataagattaatatggatttggcaaactgggccttcaagaccattgatcgaattttttccactatgagatctgggaaaggggagcctgcgtgtccgagtggaacagacccggttggatatgtcatcgactcttggagctcgtggagacctgtgtgcttctcggccctcgaggtggaagacgtggaagacgcttacatatttggctatctggtagcggtatcttttctgtttgggcttggaggatacctgatttaccgagaaatcaagaaaacctggacggcagttcgacatctgcagaggctgccgacccaggtggatgggctgaccagaatggtacagactcagactcaaagcctgatgaacctgagccgtagacttggggagtagcaggtgagaggggttcgatctggagataaggtacggttctgctcagtgaggacggtaactaatgaatttggattattggatttattgaatggtttcccagtgagactgaaggctgttgaaaaaacaagcagcctgttccaaaacaacatctgcattatcagaattcggctccctagccggccttggctggcaatcatatctctccagagctatgtgtgaaggccgctatccccctcagccctctctgtgaattgtgaagctggatctggtgtaccaaggccgctgatgaacttccatcactatcagcgaactgtttggctgggagctggcatctgggctccacaatgcccccaccctctcgtctccgtctgcatcccctcctgaccctggccctacccaccatactgctatcccggctttatatgtgcaatatgctttttgctgaggtgttttttgtaacctcgtaaggtgttctttatgaacacagtatgagatgatttttttgaacctaactatcccagtgtatctctttctgtctttctgctaaaggtagcgccgttgagaaacggttgcatgacctcagacatctgcccccccccccccccccccccctgtctgtgttatgtttttgttttggatggatgttctgttaactgcaatttccccatttgtgggactaataaaggcattcttgaaattttgcacacatgtCAAGTCTGGTGAAAatgtaagtattttaatggtttcaggcatagccctttcaaaatggctctacagcgccacctttagttcaattcccactgctgtgtttcacgtacatgtatgaaatttggtacacatatgtaacatgtccgGACGAACAAAAAAGACCTAGGGTCCAAtggcctaaacccaacaggaaggatgccatttttaattaaatggctgattttagccatttcctgccctgaacacaatgATATGCCACCTAGTAGGATctggaaatatcatgaaataccatgttttttgcgTAGCtccagagctacattttatctacatagctgaaattgtgcaggctcatgtaacatcctaagacgtacaaaaaagtctcttggacccatacccgaaaccTACAGTAAGTCAGCcactttcaattgaaggtgtcaatttttgccattttcaggcctgctattgaAATCATCTCCTCCTAGGCCATTTCACCCAgcgagaccaaaatggctccagatcatctagacaagtagcccatcaaaagttattcatgttttgtagaatattcaacggccttgtcacaTAAGGCCGTTTAATTTGggcttcgtttttctccctttcCACAACATTGTTTGTGTACTCgttcgcacgtgctttgcctgATGAGCCTAAAAATTTAATTACCCATGTACAAACTCCGACTGAgcccataactacagattcaaggcCATAGGTGCaatagtgccccctacagaagcaaatgaaaatttgtatgatggTCCACAGAATGAGTTTCTCTGaatttagtttctctgaaatccatgaaaatttgtttcaacattcctgacatcatcctgatcaaaaaagtcaatgagaccaTGCTCTATTTTGCACACCACAGCCGTGACCATACCCCAAATACATACTGCATTGAGTtatatggagagcaaaagatttagtttcttggaaatgtatgaaattggtTACAGACATTCTGTTCAACATCacaatcaaaaaagtcaataagACCCATGTCCTATTTTGCACACTGGAACCATGATCACCACCCAGATATTGTTTTGGGTTTATATGGAGAGCAAAAGCTATAGTTTCccataaatgaatgaaacttgTAACAGACCTTCGGTACACCATAACAATCATAAAACCGAGTGCGCCATGGGTCGACTCGCGCTGGGTGCGAGGACCCGATCAACACCGCATGgagttttaattgaattttgtTTCTTGTATTTTGGCATCTCTCTTGTCTTGGCATTTGAAGCCTCCATGgccctagaaccaatcagaacgcCGGCTCATCCGTGATGAGCCGGCGTTTGTTGTTGGTCATCAGATTGTAAACACGGCTGAAGGTGAGTCTAGCTTTGTTTCATATAGAAAAAATGATGGGTGATCAAACTTGTCTAACTAAAGGATGTGAAAGTCGTAATGAGATTTCGATTGGTAAACCTGTGGAAGGATTGTTACTTTATATCTATAATGTGAACTGTGCACAATTGCAGTGTTTTCATAACGACCATCAACATGACAGAGAATATGTAAGTGCAAAACTTCCACatcacagcattaaaaatagTATGAATTTGAAAGGATTattgatatatcaaatgataatatattacttaggatacaatattaattcTCTACATACCTTGGCTGTaaagagtggttatttgagttactgttgtcttcctatcagctcagagCAGTCTGGAAAATGCACAGCTATTAAAAAGTGTTCAGTAGTTAGCATTGTTATCTTACAGCAAGAGCATCTGAGATCACTAAAAGCCCATCAGCATGACCCCCCCTTGTGTGGGTTTTTCCACTCGAGCTTCCATCATCACAAAAGCATGTAAGGTCTGTCTTGGTCCAGGATACTTTTACAAAGATTGAGATTCTGAATCtcaagagtttcacttcctggttaAGAAATAAATTGAGACAGAAATGTAAGAAACCAGTTAATTGCATGTTATGTTATCAGTGAAATTAGTAAAGACATGTTAGCATTGTGAGATGTGCAAAAACATTGAGTGGATGATAAGAATTGTGCATGCAaagatgtatttaatttttcctGGGATTATTCTGGTTGTCCTTGATTAATGATGGATTATACATGTATACCATTCTGCCATGATGTGGAGGATTTTAACTTTTCAGACTTAGATTCTTCTTTGATGAGGGAACATCATTTTATTAAGTATAAAGAAGacacaaatttaaatgaaaggaaaattcTGGATTTATTGCACAGTTTTCTAATTATCATTAAACATCATTTTTACATTCAAACCAACATTGTGTTAATGCAGCTTTCACAATTTGTGATTTACACATTCACATGTGCTACAAATTCTGTTTAACAAACAGACTGTTCCAGGGAAGGACAGTTTCTTACGTGTTTCTTTAATGAAACCAGTTGTATCCAACATATGTATTACCTCTCTATGCAGATGAGACagcatcatattttaaaaatgaatatttatgtTGAATTGTCTAGGCCTTCTTataacaatatttttaaaataattcctTGAggttaatatatatttaatatgaagTTTAGTGCATAGAAATATTGAGAGATAAGTGAGAGATTGAGACAACAGAGATAACTTCcaaaaaaggagaaacaaatAAATCTACAGAGAAAGGTTTATAAACTTGCtcaaaaaagtcaatatttattataatattGCATCTGATATGAAAACTACTCAAGGTTTTGTTTAGAAGTAAACTGGCTGCCTTGTACATTTACAGAGCTACAGTGATACAGACATAACACATGATGCATATCCACCCCTGAGCAGGAATATTTACTGTTTTTCTACATAAGAATATCAAGAGATGAACAGCAGTCTATTTATTCCATAACATGGGTGGAAAGGCCAAAGTCCCTCAGAGATACAGTTGAAGCAATAATCAAAAATAtgaaatttaactgaattttcCATCAACAGGAGTCTGAACATCAGTGCTGCTTCAGAGAAGATCCTGGATAGTTACATCTTCATAGTCATTATCCAATCCCTGTCCAGCCTGAGTGGATGGGGTCTTTACCATAGAGACATGCAGGCGCATTCCTATAAATGTAGAAAATTGTATCAGCTGTTAACACATAAAAACTTAAGATAGATAGAGGAGCTAATCATCGGCACACTGATTGATGAACAAATGAGTATTACCTCTGTGTCGGTATAAAGACACCATCAGAAGAGTGGAGATGAAGTATGGACAGAATACCACCAGGTGGAGGACCACTCTGAAGAGAAGTTTGGGATGGGTCATTGAGGTCTGCACAGGCATAATGGTAGGTGGGACAGAGGAGGTGGCCATGGGTGTTGTGGTATATTTTTCTGCAGAGAGAATCCCACCTGTTCAGGTGAATGTGTGGATGAAATAAGAGATGAAATCAGAATGAAGctcctcacctgtgacagtgatccagctggatggagactctccatgaccgctgatcacacacttgtagaggccttcatcagacctggaaacatgctggatggtcatgtgacctgtaggctgcttcctgatgagggagccatctttatagaaagcagctgtgaggttggagggagtggtctttgtttgacagagcagagtgacgtcatctccctccatcacagggaggacaggactctgcaggatcactgatccacctcaacacagagacaaactacagcatttcatccatttacacacagcttcatcaacactaactccacacactcagcttaccagagactgtgaggttaaccatgttactgat
This window harbors:
- the LOC115777423 gene encoding Fc receptor-like protein 5 → MKGASLLRLIFLNSLLSCTTNQAHLNVSPSSSQLFTDDFVSLSCEEDDSSAGWTLRRNTSTETRAECGAGFGKLIGSSCDISYIDPLESGVYWCESREGAISNMVNLTVSGGSVILQSPVLPVMEGDDVTLLCQTKTTPSNLTAAFYKDGSLIRKQPTGHMTIQHVSRSDEGLYKCVISGHGESPSSWITVTEKYTTTPMATSSVPPTIMPVQTSMTHPKLLFRVVLHLVVFCPYFISTLLMVSLYRHRGMRLHVSMVKTPSTQAGQGLDNDYEDVTIQDLL